Below is a genomic region from Bacteroidota bacterium.
CGTCACAAAAAGTATGCAAAAAAGACTGTGACTGCATTAACGCGTTTCGCCTCCTAAAGTCGGCTTCACTTGAACGGAATGCAGTCAAATAGGATTTTTTTTTAACGCTTCGCGAGAAATATTTCTTTGTGAACCTTGTGTAATCCTTGTGTCCATAGTGGTAAGTTGATAGTTTAAGTTGGTTCAAATGGTTCAAAGTTTCTTGTCTTCCGGAATGAACTTTATATTAAGCCGCATAACGGTGACCTATTAATACATTACCACTACGGCACGAAGAACACGAAGAAATTTTATAATATTCCTCTGTGCCTTCTCTGCGTGTCTCTGTGTTAGAGTATTTATATTTTTAAAGTCAATCCTTTCACAGAGTTCCACAGAGAAATTTCACAGAGAACCAAAGAGTCCCCTGTGGTAAAGTTCCTTTGAACTGTTGAACCATCTTGAACCATATCAAACCACTAATTAATTATATTTGAATAATTATTTCTCAGCAAGTAACTATATACATAAACATATGTTCCAATGTGGAAAATTGGCTAAATTTGTAAAAAATAGGAGAAAATGAAAAATACCATTCAATATCTTGTAGATGAAAGTGGTGTTAAAACTTCGGTCATTATTCCTTATGCCAAATGGGAGAAAATCAACTTGAATTACAAGAAATTGCAAAATAAAATCAAAGTATTTTTGGCTGTACAAGATGGTTTGGACGAGTTGAAAACCGCTAAAAAAACCGGTAAGGAATTACAAACTCTTTCTGATTTCTTAAATGAAAGTAATTGTCAGGATCTCTAAAAGTTTTAAAAGACAAGCCAAGCCTTTGTTGAAGAAATTCGCTTCCTTGAGTAAGGAATTGACCCAACTCGAAGAAGATTTAATAAAAAATCCTCAATTAGGTAAATCTTTAGGACATGGTGCATATAAAATTCGATTGGCAACAGAAAGTAAGGGCAAAGGTAAAAGCGGCGGATTAAGGATAATAAGTCATGTATGCCCCGAAATCATTGGAGTAATAGAAAAGGATGGAGATGTTATATTTGTAACCCTGATTGCTATTTATGATAAAAGTGAAACTGCTTCTATTTCTGATAAAGAATTAAAAAATTTAATAAATAAAATAAGAGTGTAAAAGTAACCTCTTTTATCCGGTACTGAAAATTCTTTTCCCAGAATCAGACTGAATGAACTTAATATACCTTTCCTCAGTGTCACAGTTTGATTTTTAAGATAAACCATTAAAGTTTCGCAAGTAAATATCTCCCTGAATGGAATAAAATTTAACAACTGAGATTTATTGTTCATCATGTCACATAGAAATAATGAGAAATATTCCTCTGTGTCTTCTCTGTGTACCTCTGTGTTATTGTATCGATTTATTAAACAGAGAACCACAGAGTTTTAATACAGAGTGACACAGAGAAATCTGTTATAACCCCCTTATACTACTTGCGAAACTTAAATTTAGACCTTTATAGTCAACTGTTTTATCTGGAAAATTACGCAGAGTTTCGTTTGAGTTTACCCGCAAACAGATTTGTTTCATATTTTTTATTTAGACTTCCTGACAGATAATGGATTGACGGGAAAATAGTTTAACTTTGTATAAAGGCTTTCGTTCAAAGCAAAAGAGTAGTTCACTATTGTGCCATTAATAAGAACATCTTGCTGGAAAGGGGAAAAGACTATGCAGCTGTTTGAAATTAAAAACAAAAAGTGTAAAAGATGTTATGCCTGCGTCAGGATTTGCCCGGTGAAGGCGATCAAGTTTGAAGCCAACCAGGATTTTCCGCAAATTATGGAATCGCGGTGCATAGGTTGCGGGCATTGTACCAAGGTTTGCAAACCCAATGCCATAGTTTACTATGATTCCAAGCCCGAAACCAAGGCTCTTCTGCAATCGGGCAGGAAGGTGGCTGCTATCGTGTCGCCCAGTATTTCAGGCGAGTTTAATGATATTACCGATTACCGGAAATTTGTTGAAATGATCCGGGCCCTTGGATTTTCCTATGTCAACGAGGCTTCTTTTGGGGTTGACCTGGTTGCCTGGAAATACAAAAATCTATTCGATGAGTTTCACGGCAAATACTATATTACGGCCAATTGCCCGGCTATCGTTGCCTTCGTCGAAAAATACTATCCGGAATTGATTTCCAATCTTGCGCCCATTATATCGCCGATGGCTGCTACTGCAAAGGTTATTCACCGGAAATTTGGCGATGAGGTGGCTGTGGTTTACATAGGCCCCTGTGTGGCTGCAAAGGCCGAGGCCAGGCGCTATGAGGGTGATGCAGCCATTGATTCGGTGCTTACCTTTGTGGAGCTGCGCGAACTGTTTGTGGAATTCGATATCAACGAAAGCCGTCTGGAATATTCCGATTTCGACCCTCCCCTGGGTTACAAAGGCTCGCTCGAACCATTGCCAAACGGGCTTTTGCAGGCAGCCGATATCAGCGAAGACCTCCTTCAGGGCAGCGTGATCACAACCAAAGGCAGGAACAGTATAATTGAGGCGCTGAAACAATTTAATACAAGCATTGATTTCATCAAAAAGCACTTTAATTTATATTATAATCACGGTTGCCTGCTGGGGCCCGGCACATCCAGGGGCGCTGAGAAATTTGTCAGGCGGACCCTGGTGACCGACTATGCCAACAAGCGTTTGC
It encodes:
- a CDS encoding [Fe-Fe] hydrogenase large subunit C-terminal domain-containing protein, which codes for MQLFEIKNKKCKRCYACVRICPVKAIKFEANQDFPQIMESRCIGCGHCTKVCKPNAIVYYDSKPETKALLQSGRKVAAIVSPSISGEFNDITDYRKFVEMIRALGFSYVNEASFGVDLVAWKYKNLFDEFHGKYYITANCPAIVAFVEKYYPELISNLAPIISPMAATAKVIHRKFGDEVAVVYIGPCVAAKAEARRYEGDAAIDSVLTFVELRELFVEFDINESRLEYSDFDPPLGYKGSLEPLPNGLLQAADISEDLLQGSVITTKGRNSIIEALKQFNTSIDFIKKHFNLYYNHGCLLGPGTSRGAEKFVRRTLVTDYANKRLLNFDLKEWEKYMNTFRQLDFSRTYQEDDQRIPFPSEEKIQEILRVLHKPNKEDELGCTSCGYDSCRDLAIAIASNLAKEDMCVNFALHNRQEYIKKLKVINEKLSGTQTALKESEKKARDEQQLAQEATDTISAMLHKITSGIVIVDEKLKIIRANRSFIEMLGEDAKAIDEVIPGLAGADLKTLLPYSFYNLFNYVMENNSSITNHDVPFGKTILNISAFPIRKNKTVGAIVRDMSLPEIRKEEVLKRVGEAIDKNLEMVQKIGFLLGEGASETEKMLNSIIEFYKSGED
- a CDS encoding addiction module toxin RelE, translated to MKVIVRISKSFKRQAKPLLKKFASLSKELTQLEEDLIKNPQLGKSLGHGAYKIRLATESKGKGKSGGLRIISHVCPEIIGVIEKDGDVIFVTLIAIYDKSETASISDKELKNLINKIRV